GCACGACGTCACCGGCAGCGATGCTGCTGGCTGCGTCGGCGAAACCGTCTTCGGCGAAGTCGCGGCACACGCGAAAGGATCGCGGAAGAGCCGGAAGAAAGAATTCGTCGAAAGCGAACAGTAATCAGTCAGACTGGGCAGCGCTGGCCGTGCTTCGATCGGGCATGCACATCGACGACGACCTTGCGGTGCTGTCATGGGATCAGACCGTTCCGAAACTATCGCTGTCTGCGCTGGGCATCCCGTTTCTCGCCGGCCCGTGGAGTTACAGCATGAATTTGGGGACACAAGCACCTGAAGTCGCGGCGGAGTGGGCCTGTTCCTGCTGGTTTCAGGACAGGGACGTTGCGTTTGTGGAACTCACCTGCGACATCACGAACGGTATGCAGGCCGTCAGGCACGTGATGCTGTCAAAGCAGGAACACTTCGCCATCGTCTGCGAAAGTGTCAGTTGCCCGGATCCGTCGATGGAATTTCGCTTCGAAAGCCGGATGCGATTGCCGCCTGATCGGACGGTCGAATCGGACCCGGTAACTCGGGAACTGCTGCTGCACGGCGACGGGGTCACCATCCGGGCGGTTCCGGCATGGCTGGATGACGACCGCGTCTTCAGCGCACCGGGAGAGTTCGTTCAGGACAACGATGATCTCGTACTGACTGCCGAAGGCGCGGGCGGCGTCACTCTGCCCGTAGTGTTTGACTGGCATCCAAAAAGAAGGATCCGCGAAGCCGACTGGAATCGTCTGACAGTAACGGAAAATCGGGTTCCTCAATCCGCTCAGCAGGCGGCTGGCTTTCGGGTCCGCATCGGCCGGCTGCAGCTTCTGCTGTACCGCAGCCTTCGCGCCGGCGAAACACTGCGCGCGGTGCTGGGACATCACACGAATAACGAAACCGTGTACGGACATGTCCGTAATTCCGGAGAAATTGACATGCTGGTGCTCGTTGACGGAGAAGCGGAAGAGTAACCGCAGACAAATCACGGCGGCGTGGCGGACGAACGGAACCGCGGTCGGTGGTTGTTCAATCGATGTTGCACGACGCCGGCTCTTTGGGAAGATCCGGTCATGCACCGGTGTCGACGACACTTCGACGAACGCGAACAACGCCGAACAGCGTTCCGCCAGGATGGGCACCACCTTCAACCGAAAGACAACGGACTGACAACCATGTGGAACAAACACATTCGAATCACGGCGGCATTGTTTGCACTCATGGCAGGCAAAACCGGCTTATTCGCGGACGACTGGCCGCAGTGGGGCGGGCCTCAGCGCGACTGTGTCTGGCGCGAGGACGGAATCGTCGATCAGTTTTCCACCGACGGGCTGCTTCCTCGCGTCTGGTCGGCAACGATTGGCGAAGGGTACTCCGGCCCGGCGGTTGCGGAAGGCCGTGTTTATCTGACCGACCGCATCGCCGATCAGCAAAACGAACGGATCCTGTGCTTCGATGCCGAATCCGGCGATCTGATCTGGAAGCACGAACATCCGGCTCGGTACACGATCAGCTATCCGGCCGGTCCGCGAGCGACTCCCGTCGTCGACAACGGCCGGGTCTATACCATCGGAGCCGTCGGGCACATGTTCTGCTTTGACGCCGCAACCGGAAAGATCTTCTGGAAGAAGGAATTCCAGGAAGACTTTGGCACGGAGCTTCCGACATGGGGCATGGCCGCGTCACCGCTGGTTGACGGCGACAAACTCATCACCCTTGTCGGAGGCCGGGACGGCGCGCTGGTGGTGTGTTTCGACAAGAACACCGGCGACGAAATCTGGCGGTCTCTGGACGACCCCGCCATCGGCTACAGTCCGCCGGTGATCTATGAATTGTACAACCGGCGGCAGTTGATCATCTGGCATCCGTCGGCCGTGTCGTCTCTGGATCCGGAAACGGGCAAAATCCTCTGGGAGCACCCCTGGGAAATCAAAGCCGGCCTGACGGCTCCGATGGTGCGGCAGTCCGGCAACAGACTGTTTCTGACGGCGTTCTACAACGGACCGCTGATGCTGGAAGTAACGGCGGATGGTGCCAGCGTCGTATGGGAAGGCAGCAGCGACAGCGAACTGGAAGATCAGACCGACGGACTGCATTCGATTATTCCGACACCGTGGGTCGATGCGGAAAACATCTTCGGCGTGTGCAGCTACGGTGAACTGCGAGGGCTGGACGCCGAAACCGGTGAACGGCTCTGGATGACTCGCGAGGCAACCGGCCAGGGTCGCTGGTGGAACGCATTTCTGATTCGTCACAACGATCGGTTCTTGATTCACAACGAACAGGGCGACCTGATCATCGCGAACCTGACCGGTGACGGCTACAGGGAACTCAGTCGAGCGAAGCTGATCGAACCGACTCGCGAAGTGCAGCGACGCATGACGATCTGGTCGCATCCAGCATTCGCGATGAAAAGCGTGTTTGCACGCAATGACCGGGAGCTGGTGCGGGTGAATCTGGCGAAGTGAAATTTGCCCGCTTTCTCCGCCTGGGAAACAGTCCGGTATGCCAGGTTCTGCGACGTGGAAGCCATTGCTTTCTGACCACCGCATCGGCGCTGCGCGCCGTGCAGGGGAAAATCCAGGAGAAGTTTCCCGGTCCGAGTTTCACAGGGATTACGACCGCATCATCTTCAGCAGCGCGTTTCGTCGGTTAAGCGATAAGACGCAGGTGGTCCCGTTTCCAAAGTCCGACTACACACGGCAGCGGCTGACGCACAGTCTGGAAGTGTCCTGCGTCGGACGTTCGCTGGCGACGATGATCTACGACAGTGTTCGGAAGGAAATCGGAACACTGGTGACTCAGGGAGACTTCGAGGCGATCGTTGCCGCCGCGTGTCTGGCTCACGACATCGGCAACCCTCCGTTCGGTCACTTCGGAGAACGGGCCATCCAGGACTGGGCGACAAGCCGCCTCAGCCATCCGATCTTCCGCGACCTTTCCGTCGCGGAACGTGCCGACCTGACGCGGTTTGAAGGGAACGCTCAGAGCTTTCGCGTGCTCTGCCGGCTGCAGATGTCCGAACGTCGCGGAGGCATGCGGCTGACCGCAGCGACTCTGGGAGCGCTCGTCAAATATCCGCGAGGCAGTGTTGTCGAAGGGAACTCGCGGTATCGCAAACACGGATACTTCCAGGACGATGCGGAGCTGTTTCACGAAGTGTTCCAGGGGATCGGCCGGACTGAGCTGATTTCCGGCGAGTACGCTCGCCACCCGCTGGCCCTGTTGTCAGAAGCGGCCGACGACATCTGCTACGCCATCGTTGATCTGGAAGACGGCTGCCGCGCCGGGCTGGTGCCTCTGGCCCGCGGACTGGAAATCCTGGAAGGAATCAAGTCGGGTTCCACGGGAGGCAGCAGGATGCCCGACGCGGAACGACTGTCGATGGGCCGCGCTTTGGCGATCAACGAACTCGTACAACAGTGCGCGAGCGAATTCGGCAGTCACAGCGAATCCATCCTGTGCGGCGATTACACCGCATCGCTGATCGATCGCTGTCCCGCCGAAGCGGCTTACCACGAAGCCCGGCGAGTCTCCGTCGACCACATCTTTTCCAGCGAACGGGTGCTGGAACTGGAGTCCGCGGGTTATCGCGCGATTCAGGGCCTGCTGGACATTCTGCTGTCGGCCGCGGCGACGGATACTCCGGATTCGTTCGGACGGCACGTTCGCAGACTGACTCACCTGCGAACCGGCGACGGCATGACCGCATATCAGCGGCTGCTGAGCTGCACGGACTTTGTCAGCGGGATGACTGATCGCCACTGCGTGGAACTGTTCCGAACGCTGTCCGGTCACGCCGCGTGGTGACCGCCAGCTGCGTCGGGAAAGCCGCACAGGGACGCGTGACGTTACGGTTCCGATATCGCGGCGCCGCGCTGCTTCATGCTGTCTTCCAGCACCTGAACGATTTCCGGGTGAGCCGGTTCGCCGTGGTAATGCGACCAGCGTGCCAGGTCGACCGCAAGGTTTCCGGTGATTGGATCCGCGATCGTCGGATCAGCGCCGTGGGCAAGCAGCAGATTCACAAGTTCCAGGTCTCGCTGCCGCGCGGCGCGAAGCAGTAGAGGTCCGCCGGTTGGCAGCAGGCCGTTCACATCGGCTCCCCCTTCGATCAGGGCTTCGATAACGCCGGCACGATCAGGGCCGGACGCCCACGGCAGGGCCGCCAGTCCGGATTCGTCCGGCTCATTCGGATCAAGCCCGTGACTGAGCAGCAGGCGGACCATTTCCGCGTCGCCGTGGCTGGCCGCGATGTTCATCAGCGAACATTCGGGCACCGCGGCCGAATCGGACAGCGCTCCGGCATCGATAAGCCACATCGCGATCTCACGCCGGCCGCGAACCAGCGCTTCGCACAGCAGCGATGTCCCGGTACGGTTGCCGCCGGGAGCATCTTCGGCCGTGGAAGTCAGCAGCGACGGATCGTCCTGAATCATCCGCCTGACGTCGTCGATGCGGTTCAGTGCGATGGCCGCGGTCACCGTGTATGTCACGCCGTGTTCGATCAGGACATCAGCCACTTCACCGTTGCTGTAGCCCAGAGCTTCCATAAGCGTTTCGCCGTCGTCGCTTTGTGAAACGACAGCTCCGTGCCGCAGCAGCATGCGAGTCATTTCGGCCTCGGTGGAAATCTGGTCCGCCGCCTGGACGGTCACGGACAGAGAATCCCCGATGTCCGCCCCGGCTTCGATCAGAGCCTCGGCGGATTGAACATCACCTTTTCGAATCGCAACTTCCAGCGGCGGGACTCCCCGGTTGCCGGCCGAATTCGGATCCGCGCCGTACTGCACCAACAGGCCAACGCAGGACGGCTGACCGCTGCTGACGGCGGTAAACAGCGGCCCGTTGGTTCCGGAACCCAGCGGGTCGACGCCCGCGTCCAGCAGCAGTTCCACAACCTGCTCGTGACCGGACTCAATCGCAACGGAGATCGCGCGCTGTCCCTGTTTGTCGGCCGCATTGCAGTCGGCACCGTCTGCAAGAGCGGACTGTGCCGCCTGGACGTCTCCCGACCGGCAGCATCGAAGAAGTGTCTCGGTCGCACGATCCGCCAGCCAGGACTGATACGCCGGGAGGAATCCGCTGATCAAAATCACAACGGCAGCCAGCACCAGCACCGCAACGGTCGTGACGCTCTGAATCGACACACGGGACGTCGGCGCCGAGTCGGTCTGAGCGGCACTTTCGCTCACGCCAAAACCTCCCGAATGACACTGCCGTGGACGTCCGTCAAACGCCGCTCGATTCCGTTGTGGTAGAAGGTCAGGCGTTTGTGGTCGAGTCCCAGCAGATGCAGGATCGTCGCGTGAAAGTCGTGCGGCGTGGTAACGTTGTCCTGAGCACGGTAGCCGAATTCGTCAGTGGTTCCGTAGCTGATGCCGCCTTTCACGCCGGCTCCGGCCAGCCAGCAGGTGAAGCCCAGAGGATTGTGGTCGCGTCCGTAGGTGCCGGCCTGAAACATCGGCATGCGCCCGAATTCCGTGGCAAACACCACCAGCGTGGACTCCAGCAGTCCGCGCTGCTTCAGGTCGGTCAGAAGTCCGGCAACCGGCTGGTCGAGGATTTCGCCGTGAACGTCGTACTGCGACTTCAGTTCGCTGTGGCCGTCCCAGTTGATTCGGCCGCCGGACGCGTAGGCTCCGTTGAACAGTTGCACAAACCGGACGCCGCGTTCGATCAATCGCCGGGCCAGAATGCAGTTGTTCGCGAAGGCCGCCTTGTGCGAGTTCGCGCTGTCAGCGCCGTACAGCGACTGAATGTGCCGAGGTTCGTCGTCAAGCCGCACAGCATCCGGGACCGTCAACTGCATTCTGGCCGCAAGTTCGTACCCGGCGATTCGCGCGGCCAGCTGCTGGTCTCCCGGAAAACGATCCTGATTCCGCTGTTCCAGAAACCTCAGTGCGGCCCGCGCGGCGGAATCCGTGTCGGCGGAAATCGACGCCGGGCGCTGCAGAAAACGAACGGGCTTCGTACTGCTGAACGGAGTCCCCTGAAACGCGGCCGGCAGAAATCCGTTGGCCCAGTTGTTCGGACCGGACTGCGGCATCCCGCGCGGATCTTCGATCGCGACAAACGACGGCAGGTTCTGATTTTCACTTCCCAGTGCGAAATTGATCCAGGCTCCCATGCTGGGAAAACCGTCGAACGTGAAGCCGGTGTTCATCACGTTTTCAGCCGGGCCGTGCGTGTTGGACTTGTTCGTCAGCGCATGAAAGAAGCAGATATCATCGGCCAGAGCACCGATGTGCGGCAGCAGGTCAGACGTCATTTTGCCGCATTCACCGCGCGGCCGAAACGGCCACAACGGCTGCGTCAGGTTTCCGTTCGGTCCCTGAAATGAAACCAGTTTTTCGTTGCCGGGAAGAGGCTTTCCGTGCAGGCGAATCAGTTCCGGCTTGAAGTCAAACGTGTCGACGTGGCTTAGTGCTCCCGAACAGAACACGACGATCACGTTTTTGGCTTTGGGTTCAAAGTGGCTCGGCCGCGGTTCGTACGGCCTTGTCGGATCGATGTCGGGCGATTCCGCGCGGGCACCCGGTGCCAGCATGGAAGCCAGCGCGATTCCCGCAAAGCTGTTGATGCTGCGGCCCAGGAGTTGTCGGCGACGAAGGCGGACCATGATGCAGTCCTCATTCGAGATGCGAGTCTTACAACGTTAACCCGCAGCGATCACGACTGTGAGCGGCGGCACCCGATATTCCGGTGTGCCCCGTTGCTGCGGATTTCAAAGTTGTTGGTGCGGAATCCGCCATGGTCCATCTGTCAGTTGTTCGTACCACAGCACTCGCCCGCAGGCCACAGGGCCAGAAGACTCCGATTCGGTCGTCTATTCTACACACACTGTGCGACGTTCAATCCTTTAACCATTGGAACACAGGTGCTGGATTAAGACAATGAGCGGCAGACATCAGGTCTCCGGGCTAGGGGTGTCCCAGGACATGGCGACGTAACGCGTTTACCGGAGGCCGGTTCAGAGAGCCTGAACTCCGGGGCGAACGAGGCAGCCGCCGGGACTGCCGATCAGGCGGATCATGTCGTTCAGTCCTGCGTACCGTTTATGGCACAACATGTGTCGTCAGAAGTACTTCGAGGCGTACCTGACCCGGTGCACGGGCTGTTGTTCACCGGGTGTCAGCAGGACTTCGCAACTGAGGTCCGGACAATTCTGGCTGAGGCATCGGAAGTACAACACGCGACAGGCGACGATGGTGTAAACCGCAGAGCTGCTCGCGATGCCGGAAAACACTTCAAACGACCACTCTTCGACACGGCATCCGGACCTGAGTGTTCGAACGCAGGAAACAGGCAGCACCGCCTCGTCACGTCATGGACTGTCGACGACTTTGACATCGCTGTGTTTCGCCGAGACGGGAGCGGCAGCTCTCCGGTATGTGGCGTGGAAGCATCTCGCGTCTATGTCGCACGCAACAGGACTGCCTGTCGTGTGTCGCCAGAGACGCGACGTCGTCTCGGCGCATGTGAAAGCAGGACACCACCCGCGTGGGGCCGACGACGCTTCAGGATTCACGCTCGAAATGACTGCAGTAATCCGGTCAATATCAGTCGTGACGATTCTTTCGAAATTCCGGAGAATGCGGATTGACGAATCAAGTTCCGGTTGTACAGTAGTCGTTTGTGGGGAGGCTTCTTGAATAATCCCCTCGGCCCCTCGCGACTGAGCCGCTGACCGGTCGACCGTCGTCACGGATGATTGTTGTGCTTTCCTGTCACCCTGTTTCGAAAGGGGTGCGGCACGATGAACTTTCTGCAACGCCCCGCACTTCGCGGTTTCCGCATCACGGAACAGTGGTGCCGTTGCCAAGCAGGCGAATGCTTCTTGGATTGGGCACGCGAGCAACGTATGCATGGTTGACGATTACTGTGGAACCTGTCGGGACGACGCGTCGCCAGAGCGACGTGGTAGCCTGATTCTGTTGTGGTGTGCTCGTTAATTACAAGGGAGAATGCAATGCGTCGATACAAGTTGGTTGCACTATTGTCTGTGTCTGTTGTGATGGGCTTGTCCGGAGCAGTGTATGCGGGCTTGTTTGAGTGGTGTACCAAGACGGGTGGACATGCTTGGACATGTACCGGAAAATCTGCGATGGTGGCTGAGTGTGGAACGCCAGCAGGAAGATGCGACGCCACGGCAAGCGCAGTAAAACACGGCACATGCACGCCTGGCCTTGACTCGTGCCCGGCAACAGTCACCTGTGCCGGCACTTGCTGGGGCACGACTACGGTTCCCTGTTCTGTACCGGTTGCCGGTTGCCCGTAACACACATGCGAATCTATCTCCCGTGGCGATTGTCCCATGCTCGTAGCATGTCACCGGGGCGCAGGTCGCCTCTTGGGTTACTGGTTACCTGATAGTAGGACGGAGGCCGCGCCCCCACGATCCTGGCCGAATTCAACACTCCCGAATAAACTGCACTGCGACGCGAGCCTTGTCAGGCTCGCAGTGGTAGAAATCGGTGCCTTTTAGGGAGTGGACTGCTGTGAACGGTTGCGTTCTTTACACTGTCCCCGCCTTTCAGTGGCACAGAAGGGAGAAACGCGTATGTCAGGTAGCGTGTGTGGTGCCACGTTTGTTGTCATTGGACTATGCGTGCCACTTCTGCAGGCACAGGAGCCAACGGCGCAGTCGCTAATTGATGCACATGATGCCGCGGTGAAATCGCTACGAAGCGGCGATGTGCAACTCAGGGTTCGGGGTCTTCACAGGGCAACGGGGCAATTCCGTGACAGTTTCACATTTCGTTGGCGATGGGATGGACTTCGCGAGCGAATCGCGGTTCTGCATCATCAAACCAGCGTAAGCGCCGACATCGAGCGCTTGCGCCGTGACGATATCTTGCTCGACAATGACGAATGGCGATTCCTTTATAACTACGATCCGGACGGGAGTGTGTCGGTCGACCCTGGCGACCAAAACGGGGTAGCGGCAACCCTAGCCCCGCCAGGCGTCTATGGATTCATGGATCCAGCGGCTTATT
This is a stretch of genomic DNA from Planctomycetaceae bacterium. It encodes these proteins:
- a CDS encoding PQQ-binding-like beta-propeller repeat protein codes for the protein MWNKHIRITAALFALMAGKTGLFADDWPQWGGPQRDCVWREDGIVDQFSTDGLLPRVWSATIGEGYSGPAVAEGRVYLTDRIADQQNERILCFDAESGDLIWKHEHPARYTISYPAGPRATPVVDNGRVYTIGAVGHMFCFDAATGKIFWKKEFQEDFGTELPTWGMAASPLVDGDKLITLVGGRDGALVVCFDKNTGDEIWRSLDDPAIGYSPPVIYELYNRRQLIIWHPSAVSSLDPETGKILWEHPWEIKAGLTAPMVRQSGNRLFLTAFYNGPLMLEVTADGASVVWEGSSDSELEDQTDGLHSIIPTPWVDAENIFGVCSYGELRGLDAETGERLWMTREATGQGRWWNAFLIRHNDRFLIHNEQGDLIIANLTGDGYRELSRAKLIEPTREVQRRMTIWSHPAFAMKSVFARNDRELVRVNLAK
- a CDS encoding DUF1501 domain-containing protein, which translates into the protein MVRLRRRQLLGRSINSFAGIALASMLAPGARAESPDIDPTRPYEPRPSHFEPKAKNVIVVFCSGALSHVDTFDFKPELIRLHGKPLPGNEKLVSFQGPNGNLTQPLWPFRPRGECGKMTSDLLPHIGALADDICFFHALTNKSNTHGPAENVMNTGFTFDGFPSMGAWINFALGSENQNLPSFVAIEDPRGMPQSGPNNWANGFLPAAFQGTPFSSTKPVRFLQRPASISADTDSAARAALRFLEQRNQDRFPGDQQLAARIAGYELAARMQLTVPDAVRLDDEPRHIQSLYGADSANSHKAAFANNCILARRLIERGVRFVQLFNGAYASGGRINWDGHSELKSQYDVHGEILDQPVAGLLTDLKQRGLLESTLVVFATEFGRMPMFQAGTYGRDHNPLGFTCWLAGAGVKGGISYGTTDEFGYRAQDNVTTPHDFHATILHLLGLDHKRLTFYHNGIERRLTDVHGSVIREVLA
- the dgt gene encoding dNTP triphosphohydrolase; translation: MPGSATWKPLLSDHRIGAARRAGENPGEVSRSEFHRDYDRIIFSSAFRRLSDKTQVVPFPKSDYTRQRLTHSLEVSCVGRSLATMIYDSVRKEIGTLVTQGDFEAIVAAACLAHDIGNPPFGHFGERAIQDWATSRLSHPIFRDLSVAERADLTRFEGNAQSFRVLCRLQMSERRGGMRLTAATLGALVKYPRGSVVEGNSRYRKHGYFQDDAELFHEVFQGIGRTELISGEYARHPLALLSEAADDICYAIVDLEDGCRAGLVPLARGLEILEGIKSGSTGGSRMPDAERLSMGRALAINELVQQCASEFGSHSESILCGDYTASLIDRCPAEAAYHEARRVSVDHIFSSERVLELESAGYRAIQGLLDILLSAAATDTPDSFGRHVRRLTHLRTGDGMTAYQRLLSCTDFVSGMTDRHCVELFRTLSGHAAW
- a CDS encoding ankyrin repeat domain-containing protein, with amino-acid sequence MSESAAQTDSAPTSRVSIQSVTTVAVLVLAAVVILISGFLPAYQSWLADRATETLLRCCRSGDVQAAQSALADGADCNAADKQGQRAISVAIESGHEQVVELLLDAGVDPLGSGTNGPLFTAVSSGQPSCVGLLVQYGADPNSAGNRGVPPLEVAIRKGDVQSAEALIEAGADIGDSLSVTVQAADQISTEAEMTRMLLRHGAVVSQSDDGETLMEALGYSNGEVADVLIEHGVTYTVTAAIALNRIDDVRRMIQDDPSLLTSTAEDAPGGNRTGTSLLCEALVRGRREIAMWLIDAGALSDSAAVPECSLMNIAASHGDAEMVRLLLSHGLDPNEPDESGLAALPWASGPDRAGVIEALIEGGADVNGLLPTGGPLLLRAARQRDLELVNLLLAHGADPTIADPITGNLAVDLARWSHYHGEPAHPEIVQVLEDSMKQRGAAISEP